The stretch of DNA TTCTTCTTTCCTGTGTCCGGCACATATACCTTCATGCCGTGAAGCGAATGGTGGCTTCACTCCACTCTCTCTCCAACTACGCAAAAGCTGCAATATGTGATCTGGGTCACAAAAAACAGCAGCAACAATGATTCTGATGTCCAGCTTAAAATACCAAAAAGGAACCCAAAAGAGCAAGAAAATAACAGAAAGGGCAGCGCGGGAGTACATGGAAATTTAGGGCATCAGTCTCACTGCTTGCTCCATCAGTTCACTCGTGTACCCAATCCATCAATCAGACCCTCCAGTTCAAGATAGATTCCCATGTCATTCACTGTCAGGTGGTCTTCTACTTCTATGTTGTCTGCGTCATCGCCAGCAACCACGTCTTCCCTGAGGAGTTTCTCGGACATCTCATGGAATACTGAAGACAAATCAGAGGGACCCAGCTCTGGCCATCTGATCGGGCGTCTGACCCAGCGAAACTCTGAAATCTTCAACATCCATTGAAGGCCACGGGTTGGGCATCTGAATGATGTTAAAATCCTCCGGCATGACCCTATTTGGCCAATGCTCCATCTGTGCCAAATCATCACTGATTCTCAGGCAATCAACGTTTGGGCTTTGAATCATGTGATCCATTGCTTCATTCAAGCATTTGGTGGCTTCAGCATCGGGACCAAGCAATTTGCTTTTCTTGCTGGATTCACAAGTCTCTAAATCTCTTTTCTGCCTCTTCTTCTGGATTAAATGCTGGACAAAGTTGGGGCTTTTGGCTGCTTTTGTGAGGAAGAGGAATATCTGCTGGTTCCTGCACTCGGCATGGCGAACCCGCTCGGTGACGTGCTCAATCTCATGCTGAAAGTTCTCCCGCTCTTCTCTTAGTTTAAGGATCCTGGTCTTCAACGCTTCCTGGTCCTTCTTAAGCGTTTTGAGCTCCACTTCATTTTCAGCTTTCTGGTAATCAGAGGTGACAGTACTACTCGATGTTTCTCTATGCTCGTTGGATCTGCGTCTCCTCTTTATATTCTTCAGCAAGTGCTTCTTCCCTTTGTGAAAACCTCGGTTCGCAAACTCCCATCGATCTGGATCGATCTTCCTAAAACCCTGCGACATATTTTGAATTATGATGCATAAAGAATAGAAGATAGGAAGAATCTACGTCTATGAGTTCATATTGAACCAAAGGCTAAAGAGTAGAAATAAGCAGAATGAAGGCCAAGAAAGTTTCAATGGAAGATGTGCACAAGGGGTATTAATAGGCCAATATAGAAAGAACACGGCTTACAATGCACGTCAAGGAGAGATCCTTTACAATGATCCAAATACCAGTACAAAGAGTGTGTGGAAAATTTAAGAGTAAAGGCAAACGACTCAAAATCAATCCGGACACTACTACATATAATATGAACACAACAGCGCAGAATTATGCTTCTGGCCTTGCCTAAAAAGAAGAAAGGTATCCGAAGGCTTTAAAGAACACTGGATAGAAACAAAGCAATGGCCAAAGGAAACTTATCCTCGGCTAGAAAGTGCAAAATGGACAATTGAAACAGTAAAATGCAAAATACTAACCGCTATAAAGGAACTGCTGTAGTGCATTTCTGAATCCAGTAAGAAGATAATCTTTAATGGGTGTTCTGATATCACGGTTGGTAGTTTCTGCAAACTACCGTCTAAAGCATCATCACTTGAATATGATGACAGACCGAGGGCCTAGTAGGGGCCATCGTCCACCGGCCACTTGATGCAAATTTTTGTGAACATGTGCCGCGTGATTCATGAAATTTCATATAGAATCTGTGTATCTCGCCCACCGTTTCAGGTTTCTTGGTTTCTTTTCCCTTATACTAGGGTAAAGCACAAATAGTAACCGACAAAATGGGTTAAATTGAGTCTCAATACCTGAGCAAACGTTTTGAGTGGAGTCCCTCGGAGCCTAGCCTATTGCCCCGGGGACTACCCGCTGGCTGCTGTAAGAAGACCACACTCTCGACGACATCCAAGAAAAGAACCGAAGAGTTAaaccaaaacacacacacacacacacacacacacacacacacacacacacatacatactttATACACATCAATACAATAGATAACGACcgcaacaaatgatataggtttgctCTTATCCAAACATGAAGAAGTACCCACGTAAGTGTTGAGCTGCCTGATGAAGCTGGAGAAGTTGGAGTGCTTGAAGTATCGAGGCAGGACCTGCTTGGAGAACTCCTGCTCGTCCCACACCACGAAGCTGTCCCGCCTCAAACCCCACGACACCACCGGGTCTGTCCCCGGGTCCGACACCATCTCATACGTCTTCCTCAGGAACGGCGTTGGCCCCGCCTCTCCCAGCCCCTCCATCGGCTTCTCCACATCGTTCGCTACTGCCTGCCACGAGCATGACGGCAATAAAATGGTCGCATCCCTGGGATCAGCAATGGTCGGGACCTCCTCCTCTTCCACTTCCTCTTTGATCTTCGCCGCCTTCACGGCCAGAGCTGAACAGGGTTCGGGCCGGGTCAGGCACGAATGCAAGCACGACCGAGCTCCAATTTTGCCATCGCCAATGGCTACTTCTGGCAAGTGACCCGAATGGGAAAGCGACCCAGAGCATACTAGCTCGCCTGCACGGGGCTTTGATTGTGACCGAGGAGACTCGGTTCGGGTTAGGTTCAAGTACAAGGGCGACTGGGACCCTATCTCGCCATGGTCGCCACCGTCAAGAAAAGCAACGGACGCGATTTCTTCCCGTGATTTTGCGAAAGGTTTTTGCCTTTTCCAGCTCAAGACTTGATTCTTGGAAGAGGGTTTTGGAAAAC from Rutidosis leptorrhynchoides isolate AG116_Rl617_1_P2 unplaced genomic scaffold, CSIRO_AGI_Rlap_v1 contig567, whole genome shotgun sequence encodes:
- the LOC139884548 gene encoding heat stress transcription factor A-2-like, coding for MAVACRFPKPSSKNQVLSWKRQKPFAKSREEIASVAFLDGGDHGEIGSQSPLYLNLTRTESPRSQSKPRAGELVCSGSLSHSGHLPEVAIGDGKIGARSCLHSCLTRPEPCSALAVKAAKIKEEVEEEEVPTIADPRDATILLPSCSWQAVANDVEKPMEGLGEAGPTPFLRKTYEMVSDPGTDPVVSWGLRRDSFVVWDEQEFSKQVLPRYFKHSNFSSFIRQLNTYGFRKIDPDRWEFANRGFHKGKKHLLKNIKRRRRSNEHRETSSSTVTSDYQKAENEVELKTLKKDQEALKTRILKLREERENFQHEIEHVTERVRHAECRNQQIFLFLTKAAKSPNFVQHLIQKKRQKRDLETCESSKKSKLLGPDAEATKCLNEAMDHMIQSPNVDCLRISDDLAQMEHWPNRVMPEDFNIIQMPNPWPSMDVEDFRVSLGQTPDQMARAGSL